The Persephonella sp. region GCTACGGCACGAAGTTCGTTGTGATGGCCTATTATCAGGTCAACCCTTGTAGCTTTCCATTCTTGCTTACCTGACTTTCTGTCATAGCCTTCAAAAAGGTAATGATTTTTATCTACAGGCTTCCACTCTGTATCCATATCAAGAAGATTAACAAAGTAATCATTTGTTAAAGTACCAGCTTTATCTGTCAATACACCAGTGTCGTCAAATCTATAAACAGCTCCTAAAACTCTCAATCCTCCTATTAAAACCACCATCTCTGGCACTGTTAAAGTAAGCAGATTAGCTTTATCAACTAAAAGTTCCTCAGCTTTTGCTTTTGAAGGGTCTTTTATATAGTTTATAAATCCATCTGCAAATGGCTCAATGGCTTTGTAAAATTCTTCTTCTATATCTTCTTGCCTTGCATCCACTCTTCCTGGCACAAAAGGAACAGTTATTTTAAATCCAGCTTCTTCAGCAGCTTTTTCTGTTGCAGCACTGCCTCCAAGGACTATCAAGTCGGCGATAGACACCTTTTTCTTATCAGTATCAAACTCATTTTTTATCTTTTCATAAACGGATAATACTTTTGTAAGTCTTTCTAAATGGTTTACTTCCCAATCTTTAAAAGGAGATAAGCGAATCCTTCCGCCATTTGCTCCACCTCTTCTGTCAGAATCTCTATATGTGGAAGCAGAAGCCCATGCTGTATAGACAAGTTCAGGAATCTCTAAACCTGAGGATAGAATTTTTTCTTTCAAGACTTTTATATCGTTTTCTTCTATCAGTTCGTAATCTCTTTCAGGCAATGGGTCTTGCCATATATATGTTTCTTCTGGAACTTCTGGGCCAAAATAACAGCTTTTTGGGCCCATATCTCTATGGGTTAGCTTATACCATGCCAGTGCAAAAGCTTTTTCAAACTCTTCCGGATGTTCAAGAAAATACCTTGATATTTTTTCATATTCAGGGTCAAACCTTAGTGCAAGGTCAGATGTCAACATCATAGGTTTGTGCTTTTTGTAAGGGTCATGGGCGTCTGGGAGCATTTCCGGTGCATCTTTTGCGACCCACTGATATTTTCCTGCAGGACTTTTTGTAAGCTCCCATTCATACTCAAATAAAAACTTTAAGAAATAAATACCCCATCTGGTAGGAGTTAACGACCAGACTATTTCAAATCCTGAGGTAAATGTGTCAGGCCCTTTTCCTGTTTTATAGTCGTATTTCCATCCAAGCCCTTGTTGCTCAACAGGTGCAGCATCTGGAGGAGGACCTAAATACTTATCAGGGCCTGCACCGTGGCATTTTCCAAATGCGTGTCCTCCTGCAATAAGTGCAACAGTCTCTTCATCATTCATTCCCATTCTTCCAAAAGCCTCTCTTATCTGTTTTGCTGAGGCTAAAGGGTCTGGATTTCCCTCTGGACCTTCAGGATTCACATAAATAAGACCCATCTCTGTGGCTGCATATGGTTTTTCAAGTTTACCATCTTTATATCTTTCTTTTCCTGAAAGCATTTCATGTTCAGGACCCCAGTCTACAGATTCATCAGGTTCCCAGATATCTTCCCGTCCACCTGCAAAACCAACAGTTTTAACTCCCATAGATTCGAGGGCAACATTTCCTGCAAGTATAATCAGGTCAGCCCATGATAGTTGTTTACCGTACTTTTTCTTTATAGGCCATAAAAGCCTCAACGCCTTATCCAGATTTATATTATCCGGCCAGTCTATTCTTAGTGGAAATCTTATAGCACCTGACCTTGCTCCACCTCTACCGTCAAAAACTCTGTAGCTTCCTGCACTATGCCACGCCAATCTTATAAAAAGAGGTCCGTAATGTCCAAAATCTGCAGGCCACCAGTCCTGAGATGTGGTCATTAGTTTTTCTAAATCTTTTTTTAACTGGAAGTAATTAAGCTGATTAAACTCTTTTACATAGTTAAAACCTTCTCCATAAGGATTTGATGTTGAACAGTTTTGCCTCAAAGGCCTTAGATTTAATCTTTCTGGAAACCAGTCTGTAATCCATCTTTTCTTATCCATTTTGCTACCCTCCTAAAATTTTAGTCTATATCAATAATAGTAATTATTATTAATTAGAAAAGCAAGACAAAAAGGAGGATATTTACGCAAAGTAGAATTTAAACGGTTTTTTATAGGCAATACTATTGGATATTCAGAGATTAAATGGATTATGGAAATTCTGAATAAATAAGGAAAAATGGCTCCCGAGGAGGGATTCGAACCCCCGACCCGGCGGTTAACAGCCGCCTGCTCTGCCAGCTGAGCTACTCGGGAACGCTGGATGGATTAAATAATATATCAATACAGGTGCCTAATGTCAAGAGGTTTGAACCTCTTTTAGACTTTCAATGATTTTCTGGACTTTTTCTGCTTTTTCTTTTAGCTCCTGATAAAGCTGTTTTTCTTTCTCAACAACATGTTGTGGCGCTTTTTTCAGGAAGTTCTCATTGGAAAGTTTTTTCTCTGAGATTGATATAGATTTTTGTATATCCTGTAATATTTTCTCCTGTCTTTTTATCTCTTTTTCCACATCTATTGTGCCAGCAATATCTATATATGCTTCTCCTATCTTTGATACAGCTACTACCGTATTTGCCGGACGTTG contains the following coding sequences:
- the katG gene encoding catalase/peroxidase HPI, whose protein sequence is MDKKRWITDWFPERLNLRPLRQNCSTSNPYGEGFNYVKEFNQLNYFQLKKDLEKLMTTSQDWWPADFGHYGPLFIRLAWHSAGSYRVFDGRGGARSGAIRFPLRIDWPDNINLDKALRLLWPIKKKYGKQLSWADLIILAGNVALESMGVKTVGFAGGREDIWEPDESVDWGPEHEMLSGKERYKDGKLEKPYAATEMGLIYVNPEGPEGNPDPLASAKQIREAFGRMGMNDEETVALIAGGHAFGKCHGAGPDKYLGPPPDAAPVEQQGLGWKYDYKTGKGPDTFTSGFEIVWSLTPTRWGIYFLKFLFEYEWELTKSPAGKYQWVAKDAPEMLPDAHDPYKKHKPMMLTSDLALRFDPEYEKISRYFLEHPEEFEKAFALAWYKLTHRDMGPKSCYFGPEVPEETYIWQDPLPERDYELIEENDIKVLKEKILSSGLEIPELVYTAWASASTYRDSDRRGGANGGRIRLSPFKDWEVNHLERLTKVLSVYEKIKNEFDTDKKKVSIADLIVLGGSAATEKAAEEAGFKITVPFVPGRVDARQEDIEEEFYKAIEPFADGFINYIKDPSKAKAEELLVDKANLLTLTVPEMVVLIGGLRVLGAVYRFDDTGVLTDKAGTLTNDYFVNLLDMDTEWKPVDKNHYLFEGYDRKSGKQEWKATRVDLIIGHHNELRAVAEVYASDKEKFISDFVKAWDKVMNLDRFDLKFKN